A genomic window from Canis lupus dingo isolate Sandy chromosome 13, ASM325472v2, whole genome shotgun sequence includes:
- the SYBU gene encoding syntabulin isoform X4 has protein sequence MVGEGSIQSSRYKKEPKSGLVKPGSEADFSSSSSTGSISAPEVHMSAAGSKRSSLSRNRGPHGRSNGASSYKAAGSPPSPREKDLLSMLCRSQLSPVNIHPGYAPSSPSSSNSGSCKGSDGSPVLRRSGRYMSCGENHGVKPPNPEQYLTPLQQKEVTVRHLKTKLKESERRLHERESEIAELKSQLARMREDWIEEECHRVEAQLALKEARKEIKQLRQVIETMRSSLADKDKGIQKYFVDINIQNKKLESLLQSMEMAHSGSLRDELCLHFPCDSPEKSLRPSTPLGQMAEALALEEQGPEEGADGELLLAEATAQGSDLFDGVAAAAATRADALELLRSAPGAEVLALVPGAGRQEEGSAVAEQAVQTDVVPYSPAVSELIQHVLRLQEPWPSSPESPDESGADSPASFPESISAFMVDLTPRNPNSAILLSPVETPYDDEATAGPEAPAHRLMRELDFAGPAEAGAGAEAEARRDGGALLLAARGPAGGQYWSRSFLVDLLAVAAPVVPTVLWAFSTRRGGTDPVYNIGALLRGCCVVALHSLRRTAFHIKT, from the exons GTAGCGAAGCTGATTTTAGCTCCTCGAGCAGCACCGGCAGCATTTCGGCTCCTGAGGTCCACATGTCTGCGGCGGGAAGCAAGCGGTCCTCTCTCTCACGCAA CCGGGGCCCCCACGGGCGGAGCAATGGAGCCTCGTCCTACAAGGCCGCCGGCAGCCCGCCCTCCCCGCGGGAGAAGGACTTGCTGTCCATGCTGTGCAGGAGCCAGCTGAGCCCCGTGAACATCCATCCCGGCTACGCGCCGTCTTCCCCAAGCAGCAGCAACTCGGGCTCCTGCAAGGGGAGCGACGGCAGCCCGGTCCTGAG GCGGTCTGGAAGGTACATGTCCTGTGGTGAAAATCATGGTGTCAAGCCCCCAAATCCAGAGCAATATTTGACTCCTCTGCAGCAGAAAGAGGTCACAGTGAGGCACCTCAAGACCAAGCTGAAGGAATCTGAGCGCCGCCTTCATGAAAG GGAAAGCGAGATCGCTGAGCTCAAGTCCCAGCTGGCCCGCATGAGGGAGGACTGGATCGAGGAAGAGTGCCACCGCGTGGAGGCCCAGCTGGCCCTGAAGGAAGCcaggaaagaaatcaaacagcTCAGACAGGTCATCGAAACCATGCGGAGCAGCTTGGCCGATAAAGACAAAGGCATTCAGAAGTATTTCGTGGACATAAACATCCAAAACAAGAAGTTGGAGTCTCTGCTGCAGAGCATGGAGATGGCGCACAGCGGCTCTCTGAGGGACGAACTGTGTCTGCACTTCCCCTGCGACTCCCCAGAGAAGAGCCTCCGCCCCAGCACCCCGTTGGGCCAGATGGCCGAGGCGCTGGCCCTGGAAGAGCAGGGCCCGGAGGAAGGGGCCGACGGCGAGCTGCTGCTGGCCGAGGCGACGGCCCAGGGCTCCGATCTGTTCGATGgggtggccgccgccgccgccacacGGGCCGACGCCCTGGAGCTGCTTCGCTCGGCCCCCGGGGCCGAGGTCCTGGCGCTGGTGCCCGGGGCAGGGCGGCAGGAAGAGGGCAGCGCGGTGGCCGAGCAGGCCGTGCAGACCGACGTGGTGCCCTACAGCCCTGCCGTGTCCGAGCTCATCCAGCACGTGCTGCGGCTGCAGGAGCCCTGGCCCTCGAGCCCCGAATCTCCGGACGAGTCGGGGGCGGACTCGCCCGCAAGCTTCCCCGAGTCCATCTCCGCCTTCATGGTGGACCTGACGCCAAGAAATCCCAACTCGGCCATCCTTTTGTCTCCCGTGGAGACCCCGTACGACGACGAGGCCACGGCGGGTCCGGAAGCTCCTGCGCACCGCCTCATGAGGGAGCTGGACTTCGCAGGCCcggcggaggcgggggcgggggccgaggcCGAGGCGAGGCGGGACGGCGGCGCGCTCCTGCTGGCTGCGCGCGGGCCCGCGGGGGGGCAGTACTGGAGCCGCAGTTTCCTGGTGGATCTCCTGGCCGTGGCTGCCCCCGTGGTCCCCACCGTTCTGTGGGCATTCAGTACTCGGAGGGGGGGCACGGATCCCGTCTACAACATCGGAGCCCTGCTCCGGGGCTGCTGCGTGGTCGCCCTGCATTCGCTGCGCCGCACCGCCTTCCACATCAAaacctga
- the SYBU gene encoding syntabulin isoform X5 translates to MKVYGAYLLSSEADFSSSSSTGSISAPEVHMSAAGSKRSSLSRNRGPHGRSNGASSYKAAGSPPSPREKDLLSMLCRSQLSPVNIHPGYAPSSPSSSNSGSCKGSDGSPVLRRSGRYMSCGENHGVKPPNPEQYLTPLQQKEVTVRHLKTKLKESERRLHERESEIAELKSQLARMREDWIEEECHRVEAQLALKEARKEIKQLRQVIETMRSSLADKDKGIQKYFVDINIQNKKLESLLQSMEMAHSGSLRDELCLHFPCDSPEKSLRPSTPLGQMAEALALEEQGPEEGADGELLLAEATAQGSDLFDGVAAAAATRADALELLRSAPGAEVLALVPGAGRQEEGSAVAEQAVQTDVVPYSPAVSELIQHVLRLQEPWPSSPESPDESGADSPASFPESISAFMVDLTPRNPNSAILLSPVETPYDDEATAGPEAPAHRLMRELDFAGPAEAGAGAEAEARRDGGALLLAARGPAGGQYWSRSFLVDLLAVAAPVVPTVLWAFSTRRGGTDPVYNIGALLRGCCVVALHSLRRTAFHIKT, encoded by the exons GTAGCGAAGCTGATTTTAGCTCCTCGAGCAGCACCGGCAGCATTTCGGCTCCTGAGGTCCACATGTCTGCGGCGGGAAGCAAGCGGTCCTCTCTCTCACGCAA CCGGGGCCCCCACGGGCGGAGCAATGGAGCCTCGTCCTACAAGGCCGCCGGCAGCCCGCCCTCCCCGCGGGAGAAGGACTTGCTGTCCATGCTGTGCAGGAGCCAGCTGAGCCCCGTGAACATCCATCCCGGCTACGCGCCGTCTTCCCCAAGCAGCAGCAACTCGGGCTCCTGCAAGGGGAGCGACGGCAGCCCGGTCCTGAG GCGGTCTGGAAGGTACATGTCCTGTGGTGAAAATCATGGTGTCAAGCCCCCAAATCCAGAGCAATATTTGACTCCTCTGCAGCAGAAAGAGGTCACAGTGAGGCACCTCAAGACCAAGCTGAAGGAATCTGAGCGCCGCCTTCATGAAAG GGAAAGCGAGATCGCTGAGCTCAAGTCCCAGCTGGCCCGCATGAGGGAGGACTGGATCGAGGAAGAGTGCCACCGCGTGGAGGCCCAGCTGGCCCTGAAGGAAGCcaggaaagaaatcaaacagcTCAGACAGGTCATCGAAACCATGCGGAGCAGCTTGGCCGATAAAGACAAAGGCATTCAGAAGTATTTCGTGGACATAAACATCCAAAACAAGAAGTTGGAGTCTCTGCTGCAGAGCATGGAGATGGCGCACAGCGGCTCTCTGAGGGACGAACTGTGTCTGCACTTCCCCTGCGACTCCCCAGAGAAGAGCCTCCGCCCCAGCACCCCGTTGGGCCAGATGGCCGAGGCGCTGGCCCTGGAAGAGCAGGGCCCGGAGGAAGGGGCCGACGGCGAGCTGCTGCTGGCCGAGGCGACGGCCCAGGGCTCCGATCTGTTCGATGgggtggccgccgccgccgccacacGGGCCGACGCCCTGGAGCTGCTTCGCTCGGCCCCCGGGGCCGAGGTCCTGGCGCTGGTGCCCGGGGCAGGGCGGCAGGAAGAGGGCAGCGCGGTGGCCGAGCAGGCCGTGCAGACCGACGTGGTGCCCTACAGCCCTGCCGTGTCCGAGCTCATCCAGCACGTGCTGCGGCTGCAGGAGCCCTGGCCCTCGAGCCCCGAATCTCCGGACGAGTCGGGGGCGGACTCGCCCGCAAGCTTCCCCGAGTCCATCTCCGCCTTCATGGTGGACCTGACGCCAAGAAATCCCAACTCGGCCATCCTTTTGTCTCCCGTGGAGACCCCGTACGACGACGAGGCCACGGCGGGTCCGGAAGCTCCTGCGCACCGCCTCATGAGGGAGCTGGACTTCGCAGGCCcggcggaggcgggggcgggggccgaggcCGAGGCGAGGCGGGACGGCGGCGCGCTCCTGCTGGCTGCGCGCGGGCCCGCGGGGGGGCAGTACTGGAGCCGCAGTTTCCTGGTGGATCTCCTGGCCGTGGCTGCCCCCGTGGTCCCCACCGTTCTGTGGGCATTCAGTACTCGGAGGGGGGGCACGGATCCCGTCTACAACATCGGAGCCCTGCTCCGGGGCTGCTGCGTGGTCGCCCTGCATTCGCTGCGCCGCACCGCCTTCCACATCAAaacctga
- the SYBU gene encoding syntabulin isoform X3, which produces MSPFLFSHLLLFALRKRPGAGQLWNPATCRASSEADFSSSSSTGSISAPEVHMSAAGSKRSSLSRNRGPHGRSNGASSYKAAGSPPSPREKDLLSMLCRSQLSPVNIHPGYAPSSPSSSNSGSCKGSDGSPVLRRSGRYMSCGENHGVKPPNPEQYLTPLQQKEVTVRHLKTKLKESERRLHERESEIAELKSQLARMREDWIEEECHRVEAQLALKEARKEIKQLRQVIETMRSSLADKDKGIQKYFVDINIQNKKLESLLQSMEMAHSGSLRDELCLHFPCDSPEKSLRPSTPLGQMAEALALEEQGPEEGADGELLLAEATAQGSDLFDGVAAAAATRADALELLRSAPGAEVLALVPGAGRQEEGSAVAEQAVQTDVVPYSPAVSELIQHVLRLQEPWPSSPESPDESGADSPASFPESISAFMVDLTPRNPNSAILLSPVETPYDDEATAGPEAPAHRLMRELDFAGPAEAGAGAEAEARRDGGALLLAARGPAGGQYWSRSFLVDLLAVAAPVVPTVLWAFSTRRGGTDPVYNIGALLRGCCVVALHSLRRTAFHIKT; this is translated from the exons ATGTCCCCGTTCTTGTTCTCGCACCTTCTCTTGTTTGCTTTGAGGAAAAGGCCGGGAGCCGGGCAGCTCTGGAATCCTGCCACTTGCCGAGCCA GTAGCGAAGCTGATTTTAGCTCCTCGAGCAGCACCGGCAGCATTTCGGCTCCTGAGGTCCACATGTCTGCGGCGGGAAGCAAGCGGTCCTCTCTCTCACGCAA CCGGGGCCCCCACGGGCGGAGCAATGGAGCCTCGTCCTACAAGGCCGCCGGCAGCCCGCCCTCCCCGCGGGAGAAGGACTTGCTGTCCATGCTGTGCAGGAGCCAGCTGAGCCCCGTGAACATCCATCCCGGCTACGCGCCGTCTTCCCCAAGCAGCAGCAACTCGGGCTCCTGCAAGGGGAGCGACGGCAGCCCGGTCCTGAG GCGGTCTGGAAGGTACATGTCCTGTGGTGAAAATCATGGTGTCAAGCCCCCAAATCCAGAGCAATATTTGACTCCTCTGCAGCAGAAAGAGGTCACAGTGAGGCACCTCAAGACCAAGCTGAAGGAATCTGAGCGCCGCCTTCATGAAAG GGAAAGCGAGATCGCTGAGCTCAAGTCCCAGCTGGCCCGCATGAGGGAGGACTGGATCGAGGAAGAGTGCCACCGCGTGGAGGCCCAGCTGGCCCTGAAGGAAGCcaggaaagaaatcaaacagcTCAGACAGGTCATCGAAACCATGCGGAGCAGCTTGGCCGATAAAGACAAAGGCATTCAGAAGTATTTCGTGGACATAAACATCCAAAACAAGAAGTTGGAGTCTCTGCTGCAGAGCATGGAGATGGCGCACAGCGGCTCTCTGAGGGACGAACTGTGTCTGCACTTCCCCTGCGACTCCCCAGAGAAGAGCCTCCGCCCCAGCACCCCGTTGGGCCAGATGGCCGAGGCGCTGGCCCTGGAAGAGCAGGGCCCGGAGGAAGGGGCCGACGGCGAGCTGCTGCTGGCCGAGGCGACGGCCCAGGGCTCCGATCTGTTCGATGgggtggccgccgccgccgccacacGGGCCGACGCCCTGGAGCTGCTTCGCTCGGCCCCCGGGGCCGAGGTCCTGGCGCTGGTGCCCGGGGCAGGGCGGCAGGAAGAGGGCAGCGCGGTGGCCGAGCAGGCCGTGCAGACCGACGTGGTGCCCTACAGCCCTGCCGTGTCCGAGCTCATCCAGCACGTGCTGCGGCTGCAGGAGCCCTGGCCCTCGAGCCCCGAATCTCCGGACGAGTCGGGGGCGGACTCGCCCGCAAGCTTCCCCGAGTCCATCTCCGCCTTCATGGTGGACCTGACGCCAAGAAATCCCAACTCGGCCATCCTTTTGTCTCCCGTGGAGACCCCGTACGACGACGAGGCCACGGCGGGTCCGGAAGCTCCTGCGCACCGCCTCATGAGGGAGCTGGACTTCGCAGGCCcggcggaggcgggggcgggggccgaggcCGAGGCGAGGCGGGACGGCGGCGCGCTCCTGCTGGCTGCGCGCGGGCCCGCGGGGGGGCAGTACTGGAGCCGCAGTTTCCTGGTGGATCTCCTGGCCGTGGCTGCCCCCGTGGTCCCCACCGTTCTGTGGGCATTCAGTACTCGGAGGGGGGGCACGGATCCCGTCTACAACATCGGAGCCCTGCTCCGGGGCTGCTGCGTGGTCGCCCTGCATTCGCTGCGCCGCACCGCCTTCCACATCAAaacctga